In Drosophila simulans strain w501 chromosome X, Prin_Dsim_3.1, whole genome shotgun sequence, one DNA window encodes the following:
- the LOC6724788 gene encoding uncharacterized protein LOC6724788 — protein MALFEMKWLRRWVRRNTNPIPEHRAELWKRRLSIGYAVLAWQAFGLVCYMVYTGRNDWAKYYGYKTEEELALSPAQQFAKHLKVEGSGKIIRFSGFHKVEEVPFDASEVERVKE, from the coding sequence ATGGCACTTTTCGAGATGAAGTGGCTGCGCCGCTGGGTGAGGCGCAACACGAATCCCATACCGGAGCACCGGGCGGAGCTGTGGAAGCGGCGCTTGAGTATCGGGTACGCCGTTCTGGCCTGGCAGGCATTCGGCCTCGTTTGCTACATGGTCTACACCGGACGCAACGACTGGGCCAAGTACTACGGCTACAAgacggaggaggagctggcccTGTCGCCGGCCCAACAGTTCGCCAAACACCTGAAGGTCGAGGGCAGCGGCAAAATCATCAGGTTCTCCGGATTCCACAAGGTGGAGGAGGTGCCCTTCGACGCCAGCGAGGTGGAGCGGGTCAAGGAGTAG
- the LOC6724789 gene encoding vacuolar protein sorting-associated protein 37A, whose translation MPTTPQDFALAHSLAQRPPAESSEAKEQEAGQSNNLPNLCTLSLDELKQLDRDPEFFEDFIEEMSVVQYLNEELDSMMDQVEIISRENECKGIHLVELKRRLSDDFTALKNLGEKCDRLNKKYFKKSDEYAPQHIRELLQIAASNADGDCDRHVEHFLNGKTDVQTFLNTYQWSKKISTERKAKEERLGTQLSALERAGI comes from the exons ATGCCGACCACACCACAGGATTTTGCCCTTGCCCACTCTCTTGCCCAAAGACCTCCGGCCGAAAGCAGTGaggccaaggagcaggaggccGGCCAATCGAACAACCTGCCCAACCTGTGCACTTTGTCGCTGGACGAACTGAAGCAGCTGGATAGGGATCCCGAGTTCTTCGAAGACTTCATCGAGGAGATGTCCGTGGTGCAGTACCTGAACGAGGAGCTCGATTCAATGATGGACCAGGTGGAGATCATATCAA GAGAGAACGAGTGCAAGGGCATTCATCTGGTGGAGCTGAAACGACGACTCAGCGACGATTTTACAGCTTTAAAAAACCTGGGCGAGAAATGCGACCGGCTAAACAAGAAGTACTTCAAGAAGTCGGATGAGTACGCTCCTCAGCATATCAGG GAGCTTCTTCAGATTGCAGCTTCCAATGCCGATGGCGACTGCGATCGTCACGTGGAGCACTTCCTGAACGGAAAGACCGACGTGCAGACGTTCCTCAACACGTACCAGTGGTCGAAGAAGATCAGTACGGAGCGCAAGGCCAAAGAGGAGCGCCTGGGCACCCAGCTGAGTGCTCTGGAGCGGGCTGGTATCTAG
- the LOC6724790 gene encoding ribokinase, translated as MAETEVLVFGSAIIDFISYTTRLPKAGETLHGHRFQTGYGGKGANQCVAAARQGSRTALVAKLGADTFGSDYLRHLREEHVNVNHVEQLAEQTTGVAQIAVSDGGENNIIIVVGANNQLSSCDVSSAEALFQEAKVLVCQLETPVEATLTALRTFRGVSIVNAAPAMTDTPPELLQLASIFCVNESEAALMTQMPDICNVEQAEDAVGKLIAAGANTVIITLGKLGAVFGSADSKGVCQHVAAPSVAPEKVVDTTGAGDAFIGALAHHLARHPKGKLEEHIAAACAVASQSVQLPGTQSSFPRA; from the exons ATGGCCGAAACGGAAGTGCTGGTATTCGGCTCGGCCATCATTGACTTTATAAG CTATACGACCCGTCTGCCGAAAGCCGGAGAAACGCTCCATGGGCATCGCTTCCAGACTGGCTACGGCGGCAAGGGCGCCAATCAGTGTGTGGCTGCCGCGCGCCAAGGATCCCGCACAGCTCTGGTGGCCAAACTGGGCGCAGACACCTTCGGAAGCGACTATCTGCGGCATCTGCGCGAGGAGCACGTCAATGTCAACCACGTCGAGCAGCTGGCGGAGCAGACGACTGGCGTGGCCCAGATAGCCGTGTCAGATGGCGGCGAGAACAACATCATCATTGTGGTGGGCGCCAACAATCAGCTGAGCTCGTGTGACGTTTCCTCGGCGGAGGCGCTCTTCCAGGAAGCCAAAGTTCTGGTGTGCCAGCTGGAGACGCCGGTTGAGGCCACCCTGACCGCTCTGAGAACCTTCCGGGGCGTGTCCATTGTCAACGCGGCTCCGGCCATGACCGACACACCCCCCGAACTGCTCCAGTTGGCCAGCATCTTCTGTGTGAACGAAAGCGAGGCGGCTTTGATGACTCAGATGCCCGACATTTGCAACGTAGA GCAAGCCGAAGATGCGGTTGGAAAGCTGATAGCGGCAGGTGCCAACACGGTGATCATAACTCTGGGCAAACTAGGAGCTGTATTCGGCTCCGCCGACTCCAAGGGCGTGTGCCAGCATGTGGCTGCGCCAAGTGTGGCGCCCGAAAAAGTGGTGGACACGACGGGGGCTGGCGACGCCTTCATTGGGGCCTTGGCCCACCACTTGGCCCGTCATCCAAAAGGGAAACTGGAGGAGCACATAGCTGCCGCCTGTGCCGTGGCCTCGCAATCCGTCCAGCTACCTGGGACGCAGTCGAGCTTCCCACGCGCTTAG
- the LOC27206374 gene encoding translation machinery-associated protein 7 homolog has translation MSGREGGKKKPLKAPKKDSKDLDEDDMAFKQKQKEQQKALEAAKANASKKGPLVGGGIKKSGKK, from the coding sequence ATGTCTGGACGCGAGGGCGGTAAGAAGAAGCCTCTGAAGGCGCCGAAGAAGGACTCCAAGGACCTGGACGAGGACGACATGGCCTTCAAGCaaaagcagaaggagcagcagaaggctCTGGAGGCGGCAAAGGCAAACGCCTCCAAGAAGGGTCCCCTCGTCGGCGGCGGCATCAAGAAGTCGGGAAAGAAGTGA
- the LOC6724792 gene encoding histone H4 transcription factor, with amino-acid sequence MLRPQSSVPAPQPPGKRKKPAELELTCGWRGCQEICTGEWSLNGHIGDHLEHYARAQDDRGAHAEHMEHQCTWNSCDFRTANRVEFERHSYYHGYYLNLLLQGKLECDLHPEIPACTAPARLMEKLPALGQNFRCGWTDCEREFISIVEFQDHIVKHALFEYDIQKTPEDERPKTMCNWAMCHKHMGNKYRLIEHISTHSNKKQVACFHCGELFRTKTTLFDHLRRQPENNTNSFQCAQCFKFFATKKLLKSHVVRHVNCYKCTMCDMTCSSASSLTTHIRYRHLKDKPLKCSECDTRCVRESDLAKHVQIVHSKTVHQCEHPDCHYSVRTYTQMRRHFLEVHGNNPILYACHCCERFFKSGKSLSAHLMKKHGFRLPSGHKRFTYRVDENGFYRLETTRIESLEVTQQILSPQVNVSLAEPDTGSCYEIVDPTNTEFERIIVSNDPNEAQLMGEVVISLPSLAEEL; translated from the exons ATGCTAAGGCCCCAGTCATCAGTGCCTGCGCCTCAGCCGCCTGGCAAGCGAAAGAAACCCGCGGAACTGGAACTGACCTGCGGATGGCGCGGCTGCCAGGAGATTTGCACTGGCGAGTGGAGCCTGAACGGGCATATTGGGGATCATCTGGAGCACTATGCGAGGGCCCAGGACGATCGGGGGGCGCATGCGGAGCACATGGAGCATCAGTGCACATGGAACTCCTGCGATTTCCGGACCGCAAACCGGGTGGAGTTCGAACGGCATTCGTACTACCACGGCTACTACTTGAACCTGCTCCTGCAGGGGAAGCTGGAGTGCGATCTGCATCCGGAAATCCCCGCCTGCACCGCGCCGGCCCGCCTCATGGAGAAGCTGCCCGCTCTGGGCCAGAACTTCCGATGTGGTTGGACCGACTGTGAGAGGGAGTTCATTTCGATCGTGGAGTTCCAGGACCACATCGTTAAGCACGCCCTGTTCGAGTACGACATACAGAAGACGCCCGAGGACGAGCGGCCCAAGACGATGTGCAACTGGGCCATGTGCCACAAGCACATGGGCAACAAGTACCGCCTCATCGAACACATCAGTACCCACTCCAACAAGAAGCAGGTGGCCTGCTTTCACTGCGGCGAACTGTTCCGCACCAAGACCACGCTCTTTGACCACCTTAGACGCCAGCCGGAAAACAACA CGAACAGCTTCCAGTGCGCCCAATGCTTCAAGTTCTTTGCCACCAAGAAGCTGCTGAAGAGCCACGTGGTGCGACACGTTAACTGCTACAAGTGCACCATGTGCGACATGACATGCAGCTCGGCCAGCTCGCTGACCACCCACATACGGTACCGCCACCTCAAGGACAAACCGCTGAAGTGTAGTGAGTGCGACACACGCTGCGTTCGGGAGTCAGATCTGGCCAAGCACGTCCAGATTGTGCACTCGAAGACGGTGCACCAGTGCGAGCATCCCGACTGCCATTATTCTGTGCGCACCTACACGCAGATGCGACGG CACTTCCTGGAGGTGCACGGCAACAATCCCATCCTGTACGCCTGCCACTGCTGCGAGCGCTTCTTCAAGAGCGGCAAGTCGCTCTCCGCTCACCTCATGAAGAAGCACGGCTTCCGCCTGCCTTCGGGCCACAAGAGATTCACCTACCGGGTGGACGAGAACGGGTTCTACCGCCTTGAGACGACGCGCATCGAGAGCTTGGAGGTGACCCAACAAATACTGTCGCCGCAGGTGAACGTCTCGCTGGCGGAACCGGACACCGGATCCTGCTACGAGATCGTGGATCCCACAAACACCGAGTTCGAGCGCATCATCGTCTCGAATGATCCAAACGAGGCGCAGCTGATGGGTGAAGTGGTAATCTCCCTGCCCAGCCTAGCGGAGGAGCTGTGA
- the LOC6724793 gene encoding 60S ribosomal protein L36 has protein sequence MAVRYELAIGLNKGHKTSKIRNVKYTGDKKVKGLRGSRLKNIQTRHTKFMRDLVREVVGHAPYEKRTMELLKVSKDKRALKFLKRRLGTHIRAKRKREELSNILTQLRKAQTHAK, from the exons ATGGCAGTGCGCTACGAGCTGGCAATTGGCCTGAACAAGGGCCACAAGACCTCGAAGATCAGGAATGTAAAGTACACCGGCGACAAGAAGGTCAAGGGTCTGCGCGGATCGCGCTTGAAGAAC ATCCAAACCCGCCACACCAAGTTCATGCGCGACTTGGTCCGCGAGGTCGTTGGCCACGCTCCCTACGAGAAGCGCACCATGGAGTTGCTGAAGGTGTCCAAGGATAAGAGGGCCCTGAAGTTCCTCAAGCGCCGCCTGGGCACCCACATCCGTGCCAAGAGGAAGCGCGAGGAGCTGTCCAACATCCTCACCCAGCTGAGGAAGGCCCAGACCCACGCCAAGTAA
- the LOC6724794 gene encoding myb-binding protein 1A, which produces MKSKVDKPITTGAPSATKTKAKEDRKRAKTQKSDADTQIPAKILKKSKKVKPAETEEKENIASNGNLKVSQINKAVFVVFKKMQGSQLTKKMINSLITLLRDDTNAEQRAATTGYVLKRLIRSTGADDMKTVSLAASYIHCILTAVPAIDAFEVLETLKRDLAVGSQQRGKEDSLAAVGQVVTAFGILQSPQFAKAEPKLVTAVFQILAAQLKGREYLVSLCGDILAVSFKQLPAAIFEEYVWPLLQPELNKPLSGLKVNTCDVLLAVHLTYSSVLGRENILASLWPKKPVYSQLFDLYFSGSTIHSDDVYARLASFLMNGGKEMLAAWQQYIDSKQPLKLNAAKACAIQVLSNVLRNFKPREEQLILDIFTPTCVQFLLQECSSVKWDKGEGKKPSQKKLKEICFKFEGSLVSCYEKQFQNDDNKLQLLLKLLEHTLQLDSMISLPRFCQKLINQLSVESLYKLYDYYNNKLYSLEDEDRVSRVHCLNQMQLILNHSKLSQATQWRQKQLNYLLLAGLFHLDASRKPCEAAQASAFSRQCAARCEEIFLGSLLHKCSGLPGLCHLLQKTLSYLNKKLGEPDAESKLRSPRDESLQKAWKQVEKLLARPSKETDVVGQTFEALILFVSLALCTKIPPSVTVLEDLIICRKNALQKSKDQVNEELKWQDVLTDALLQLLLQTGHYWREFVQLVATALIPHLEHGNLEQVLEVFNMNKNPLSKKDDGEEESEDEVDEEESLKDSSDDSDDEDEDEEEDEDEDDEESHLAQIRESVRQALVNDGDADDDGASSVDWNDVDEEQGKRLNAALEQSFQMFRPKSRKAQEKERPTKSERIDNTNLLHFRIRALDLLELFINKKPTQSVILDVLHCVFQVYRHCATDSKLQSLREASLKLLKKILARNIELKENQSTAPILEAIEQLMSSGEEHSEEDQENGKQPASRQAKGDIIIWRDKCFAYLVSQASADGKPKESAVWPLLVEFLELWVAKRRSRLSLASFEALFQSGQWQGVAPLAVVLASHLDVQKTRSFRRAQILKLLSEQGRRLEAAFKDNCSSSNKFEKKIARYVNQLETETSSPKELNLLLKILAQGGEKRQKLREQIQLVAKNLQPNKKAAKQKQAAAKPMVVDDEEST; this is translated from the exons atGAAAAGCAAGGTGGATAAACCCATAACCACTGGTGCACCAAGTGCAACCAAGACAAAGGCCAAGGAGGACCGCAAGCGGGCAAAAACTCAGAAATCCGACGCGGACACGCAGATACCGGCCAAGATTTTGAAGAAGTCCAAGAAGGTGAAGCCGGCGGAGACcgaggaaaaggaaaatatcgCGAGCAACGGCAACCTGAAGGTGTCGCAGATCAACAAGGCCGTTTTTGTGGTCTTCAAAAAGATGCAGGGCAGTCAACTGACCAAGAAGATGATCAATTCGCTCATAACACTGCTGCGCGATGACACAAATGCTGAGCAG CGCGCTGCGACCACCGGCTACGTGCTCAAGCGCCTGATCCGCTCCACAGGAGCAGATGACATGAAGACGGTGAGCCTGGCCGCCAGTTACATACACTGCATCCTAACCGCCGTGCCCGCCATCGACGCTTTTGAGGTTCTGGAGACTCTGAAGCGAGACCTGGCCGTTGGCAGCCAGCAGAGGGGCAAGGAGGACTCACTAGCGGCCGTCGGTCAAGTGGTTACAGCCTTCGGCATTTTGCAGAGCCCGCAGTTCGCCAAGGCCGAGCCCAAGCTGGTTACGGCAGTCTTCCAGATTCTGGCAGCCCAGCTAAAGGGCAGGGAGTACTTGGTGTCTCTGTGTGGTGATATCCTGGCGGTCTCCTTTAAACAG CTACCCGCTGCGATCTTCGAGGAGTACGTGTGGCCACTTCTGCAACCCGAGCTAAACAAGCCGTTGAGTGGCTTGAAAGTAAACACTTGCGATGTCTTGCTCGCCGTGCATCTGACCTATTCGTCCGTACTGGGACGAGAGAACATTCTAGCCAGCTTGTGGCCCAAGAAACCAGTGTACTCACAGCTTTTCGATTTGTATTTCTCCGGCTCCACCATTCACAGCGATGACGTATACGCCAGATTGGCTAGTTTTCTTATGAATGGCGGAAAGGAAATGCTCGCCGCCTGGCAGCAGTATATTGATTCCAAGCAGCCACTCAAATTGAATGCAGCCAAGGCGTGTGCCATCCAAGTACTGAGCAACGTGCTCCGCAACTTTAAGCCAAGGGAAGAACAACTTATCCTGGATATCTTTACACCGACCTGTGTACAGTTCCTGCTGCAGGAATGTTCATCTGTGAAATGGGACAAAGGTGAGGGCAAGAAACCGTCGCAAAAGAAGCTGAAGGAGATTTGCTTCAAGTTCGAGGGATCCTTGGTTTCGTGTTACGAAAAGCAGTTCCAAAACGATGATAACAAActtcagctgctgctcaaACTGCTGGAGCACACACTGCAGCTGGACTCGATGATATCCTTGCCGCGTTTCTGCCAGAAACTGATAAATCAACTTAGCGTCGAGAGCCTTTACAAGCTGTACGACTACTACAACAACAAGCTGTACTCATTGGAGGACGAGGACAGAGTCAGCCGAGTGCATTGCCTTAACCAGATGCAATTGATACTGAACCACTCAAAGCTGAGCCAGGCAACACAATGGCGACAGAAGCAGTTGAACTACTTGCTGCTCGCTGGCCTTTTCCACTTAGATGCCAGTAGGAAGCCGTGTGAAGCTGCCCAAGCCAGCGCTTTTAGTCGCCAGTGCGCGGCGCGTTGTGAGGAGATATTCCTGGGCTCCCTGCTGCACAAGTGCTCGGGTCTGCCAGGACTTTGCCACTTGCTGCAGAAGACATTGAGTTACCTTAACAAAAAGTTGGGGGAACCGGATGCAGAGAGCAAATTGCGTTCGCCGAGAGACGAATCACTGCAAAAGGCATGGAAGCAGGTCGAGAAACTGCTGGCGCGGCCCAGCAAGGAAACGGATGTCGTTGGCCAAACATTCGAGGCTCTAATCCTGTTTGTTTCTTTGGCTTTGTGCACAAAGATTCCCCCATCCGTCACCGTGTTGGAGGATCTGATTATCTGCCGTAAGAATGCACTGCAAAAGAGCAAGGATCAA GTTAACGAAGAGCTCAAATGGCAGGACGTGCTCACAGATGCCCTACTCCAGTTACTTTTGCAAACAGGTCACTACTGGCGGGAGTTTGTTCAACTGGTGGCCACCGCTTTGATTCCGCACCTTGAGCACGGTAACCTAGAACAGGTCCTCGAAGTGTTCAACATGAACAAAAATCCCTTGAGCAAGAAGGACGATGGCGAGGAGGAGAGCGAAGACGAAGTCGACGAGGAAGAATCGTTGAAGGATTCGAGCGATGATTCAgacgatgaagatgaagatgaagaggaGGACGAAGACGAGGACGATGAAGAGTCCCATTTGGCCCAAATTCGAGAGAGCGTTCGCCAGGCTTTGGTCAACGATGGCGACGCTGATGACGATGGCGCCAGCAGCGTGGATTGGAACGATGTGGACGAGGAGCAGGGCAAACGCTTGAATGCTGCTTTGGAGCAGTCTTTTCAAATGTTCCGACCCAAGTCGCGCAAAGCCCAGGAGAAGGAGCGTCCCACCAAATCGGAACGCATTGATAACACCAACCTGCTGCACTTCCGCATTCGTGCCTTGGATTTGTTGGAGCTCTTCATAAACAAGAAACCAACTCAATCGGTAATCCTGGACGTGCTGCATTGCGTCTTCCAGGTGTACCGCCATTGCGCCACAGACAGCAAACTACAATCCTTGCGAGAAGCCAGTTTGAAGTTGCTCAAAAAGATACTTGCCAGGAATATCGAACTCAAGGAAAATCAGAGCACCGCACCCATTCTGGAAGCTATTGAGCAGCTGATGTCGTCTGGCGAGGAGCATTCAGAAGAGGACCAAGAGAACGGCAAGCAGCCCGCCAGCCGACAGGCCAAAGGAGACATCATTATTTGGCGGGACAAGTGCTTCGCCTACCTGGTCAGCCAGGCATCAGCAGATGGCAAGCCCAAGGAAAGTGCTGTCTGGCCCCTTCTAGTCGAATTTCTGGAGCTGTGGGTAGCCAAGCGACGTAGTCGCCTCTCTCTGGCCAGTTTCGAAGCCCTCTTTCAGTCTGGTCAATGGCAGGGCGTTGCTCCACTGGCTGTTGTCCTGGCCTCCCACTTGGACGTACAGAAAACGCGCAGTTTTCGGCGGGCACAGATACTGAAGCTGCTCAGCGAGCAAGGTCGCCGGCTCGAAGCCGCTTTCAAGGACAACTGCTCGTCTTCCAACAAATTTGAGAAGAAGATAGCCAGATACGTAAATCAGCTAGAAACGGAGACTAGTAGTCCCAAGGAACTCAATCTGCTGCTTAAGATCCTCGCCCAAGGAGGCGAGAAGCGTCAGAAACTGCGTGAACAGATTCAGCTCGTCGCCAAAAACCTTCAACCCAACAAGAAGGCGGCGAAGCAGAAGCAGGCAGCCGCCAAACCTATGGTCGTGGATGATGAAGAGTccacataa
- the LOC6724795 gene encoding caspase-8 isoform X1, with product MAGSNLLIHLDTIDQNDLIYAERDMNFAQKVGLCFLLYGDDHSDATYILQKLLVMARSDLSQSDLLIKFAKSRPETWRRHLVEALCIIGARKVLRRLGFCWQELRMHYLPHIAGITLHVHPLLKSLYRMCEELSLAQSGRLFLDVGEKVASQQAGDPLRFYDPAYLEIFLLDWLTKRSIKLGDINAAGSNVDLLVEHLKFNDLHAQAKLLTDTIISNAPEPDAAGTAAMAIKQEIESDNQQSKAPAIKRIGALKLTRENAGIALIINQQEFHRNVNKDIKKLLSPDPLHRRDGTDVDKERLIKVFSSMGYNVEAYDNVDHLGIIERIRSACERSLLRDSLVVFILSHGFEEAVYGANSIALKISDIENMLCSYGTLSNKPKLLIIQACQEKPAQKKEQNEPFNLDVTTRSPGQHINMLRAMSTVNGYAALRHTQKGSWFIGSLCDAIDSHSSSEHIADILTIVTNEVSKKRGSNDESMVPNVKSTFRQHVYFPPRQ from the exons ATGGCCGGTTCGAACCTGTTGATTCATCTGGACACCATCGATCAGAACGATCTGATCTACGCGGAACGTGACATGAACTTCGCCCAAAAG GTCGGCCTTTGCTTTCTGCTTTATGGCGACGACCACTCGGATGCCACCTACATTCTGCAGAAACTATTGGTCATGGCACGATCAGACTTATCGCAAAGTGATCTACTCATAAAGTTCGCCAAGTCCCGGCCAGAAACTTGGAGAAGACATCTCGTGGAGGCCCTGTGCATCATTGGGGCCCGCAAGGTGCTCCGCAGACTGGGTTTCTGCTGGCAGGAGCTTCGAATGCACTACTTACCGCATATCGCTGGGATCACGCTGCATGTTCATCCTCTGTTGAAGAGTCTCTACAGGATGTGTGAGGAGTTGTCGTTGGCGCAGAGTGGTCGCTTGTTCCTAGATGTTGGCGAAAAGGTGGCGAGCCAGCAGGCAGGAGACCCACTTCGCTTCTACGATCCCGCGTACCTGGAGATCTTTTTGCTGGATTGGCTGACCAAAAGAAGCATAAAGTTGGGGGACATAAATGCCGCAGGCAGCAATGTTGACCTGCTGGTCGAGCATTTAAAGTTCAACGATCTGCATGCGCAAGCCAAGTTGCTTACAGACACCATCATTAGTAACGCTCCGGAGCCAGATGCGGCTGGCACTGCTGCGATGGCAATCAAGCAAGAGATCGAATCGGACAACCAGCAGTCGAAGGCTCCTGCTATAAAACGAATAGGTGCTCTTAAGTTGACCCGGGAGAACGCAGGAATCGCCTTGATTATCAACCAGCAGGAGTTTCACCGGAATGTTAACAAGGATATTAAG AAACTTCTGTCGCCCGACCCACTGCATAGACGCGATGGCACGGATGTGGATAAGGAACGACTAATCAAGGTGTTTTCCTCGATGGGGTACAATGTGGAGGCGTACGACAACGTGGATCACCTGGGCATCATAGAGCGCATTCGCAGTGCGTGCGAGAGATCGCTCCTGCGCGATTCCCTAGTGGTCTTCATCCTGAGCCACGGCTTCGAGGAGGCCGTCTACGGAGCGAACAGCATCGCCCTGAAGATCTCGGATATCGAGAACATGCTCTGCAGCTACGGGACCCTGTCCAACAAACCCAAGTTGCTAATCATACAAGCCTGCCAGGAGAAGCCTGCCCAGAAAAAGGAGCAAAATGAGCCC TTTAATCTAGACGTGACCACCCGGTCGCCGGGCCAGCACATCAACATGCTGCGGGCCATGTCCACGGTGAATGGATATGCTGCTCTGCGCCACACCCAAAAAGGCAGCTGGTTCATCGGGAGCCTGTGCGATGCCATCGATTCCCATTCCTCCAG TGAACACATAGCCGATATCCTGACGATTGTCACCAACGAGGTGTCTAAAAAGCGAGGCAGTAACGACGAGTCCATGGTGCCGAATGTTAAAAGCACATTTCGCCAGCACGTGTACTTCCCACCTCGCCAGTGA
- the LOC6724795 gene encoding caspase-8 isoform X2 codes for MARSDLSQSDLLIKFAKSRPETWRRHLVEALCIIGARKVLRRLGFCWQELRMHYLPHIAGITLHVHPLLKSLYRMCEELSLAQSGRLFLDVGEKVASQQAGDPLRFYDPAYLEIFLLDWLTKRSIKLGDINAAGSNVDLLVEHLKFNDLHAQAKLLTDTIISNAPEPDAAGTAAMAIKQEIESDNQQSKAPAIKRIGALKLTRENAGIALIINQQEFHRNVNKDIKKLLSPDPLHRRDGTDVDKERLIKVFSSMGYNVEAYDNVDHLGIIERIRSACERSLLRDSLVVFILSHGFEEAVYGANSIALKISDIENMLCSYGTLSNKPKLLIIQACQEKPAQKKEQNEPFNLDVTTRSPGQHINMLRAMSTVNGYAALRHTQKGSWFIGSLCDAIDSHSSSEHIADILTIVTNEVSKKRGSNDESMVPNVKSTFRQHVYFPPRQ; via the exons ATGGCACGATCAGACTTATCGCAAAGTGATCTACTCATAAAGTTCGCCAAGTCCCGGCCAGAAACTTGGAGAAGACATCTCGTGGAGGCCCTGTGCATCATTGGGGCCCGCAAGGTGCTCCGCAGACTGGGTTTCTGCTGGCAGGAGCTTCGAATGCACTACTTACCGCATATCGCTGGGATCACGCTGCATGTTCATCCTCTGTTGAAGAGTCTCTACAGGATGTGTGAGGAGTTGTCGTTGGCGCAGAGTGGTCGCTTGTTCCTAGATGTTGGCGAAAAGGTGGCGAGCCAGCAGGCAGGAGACCCACTTCGCTTCTACGATCCCGCGTACCTGGAGATCTTTTTGCTGGATTGGCTGACCAAAAGAAGCATAAAGTTGGGGGACATAAATGCCGCAGGCAGCAATGTTGACCTGCTGGTCGAGCATTTAAAGTTCAACGATCTGCATGCGCAAGCCAAGTTGCTTACAGACACCATCATTAGTAACGCTCCGGAGCCAGATGCGGCTGGCACTGCTGCGATGGCAATCAAGCAAGAGATCGAATCGGACAACCAGCAGTCGAAGGCTCCTGCTATAAAACGAATAGGTGCTCTTAAGTTGACCCGGGAGAACGCAGGAATCGCCTTGATTATCAACCAGCAGGAGTTTCACCGGAATGTTAACAAGGATATTAAG AAACTTCTGTCGCCCGACCCACTGCATAGACGCGATGGCACGGATGTGGATAAGGAACGACTAATCAAGGTGTTTTCCTCGATGGGGTACAATGTGGAGGCGTACGACAACGTGGATCACCTGGGCATCATAGAGCGCATTCGCAGTGCGTGCGAGAGATCGCTCCTGCGCGATTCCCTAGTGGTCTTCATCCTGAGCCACGGCTTCGAGGAGGCCGTCTACGGAGCGAACAGCATCGCCCTGAAGATCTCGGATATCGAGAACATGCTCTGCAGCTACGGGACCCTGTCCAACAAACCCAAGTTGCTAATCATACAAGCCTGCCAGGAGAAGCCTGCCCAGAAAAAGGAGCAAAATGAGCCC TTTAATCTAGACGTGACCACCCGGTCGCCGGGCCAGCACATCAACATGCTGCGGGCCATGTCCACGGTGAATGGATATGCTGCTCTGCGCCACACCCAAAAAGGCAGCTGGTTCATCGGGAGCCTGTGCGATGCCATCGATTCCCATTCCTCCAG TGAACACATAGCCGATATCCTGACGATTGTCACCAACGAGGTGTCTAAAAAGCGAGGCAGTAACGACGAGTCCATGGTGCCGAATGTTAAAAGCACATTTCGCCAGCACGTGTACTTCCCACCTCGCCAGTGA